A stretch of Terriglobia bacterium DNA encodes these proteins:
- a CDS encoding DUF2384 domain-containing protein: MELGKVKHDYGSGPAEIPHAPADHEVLHSMRKKLGIRSPLKSDADLVALVEERLPVAAISALMEHGILEKEVYSVIVPRRTLQHRRARKENLSREESDRAVRVARLAALTEKIFGDSKEGMLWLRSPKKRFHGRTPVDMMATEAGSRLVEEALYQIDEGMAA; the protein is encoded by the coding sequence ATGGAATTAGGCAAAGTGAAACATGATTATGGTTCTGGCCCTGCGGAAATTCCGCACGCGCCGGCAGACCACGAGGTCCTTCACAGTATGCGAAAGAAGCTTGGAATCCGGAGTCCTTTGAAGTCCGATGCTGATTTGGTGGCGCTGGTGGAAGAGCGTCTTCCCGTGGCCGCAATTTCAGCCCTGATGGAGCATGGAATTCTGGAAAAAGAAGTCTATTCCGTGATTGTGCCCCGGCGCACGCTCCAGCACCGTCGCGCCCGCAAAGAAAACCTTAGCCGTGAGGAGTCAGACCGCGCTGTGCGCGTGGCTCGGTTGGCCGCTCTCACAGAAAAGATTTTCGGCGACTCCAAAGAAGGAATGTTGTGGCTCCGTTCACCCAAAAAGCGCTTTCATGGCCGCACACCCGTTGACATGATGGCAACCGAGGCAGGGAGCCGCTTAGTCGAAGAAGCCTTGTATCAGATTGACGAAGGCATGGCCGCATAA
- a CDS encoding RES family NAD+ phosphorylase translates to MILWRISNHTNITGLGGLKASARWHTRGRRIVYLSSTPASALLEILVHLEIEEGHLPRFYKLLEIRVPDDVGIEQLEDWAKLPKGWPKKQEVTRALGDQWLDRNSAALLQVPSALVPRTSNFLLNPLHPDAAKIQVASVSRQGLDHRLLQ, encoded by the coding sequence GTGATCTTGTGGCGGATCAGCAACCATACAAACATTACTGGTCTGGGCGGCCTTAAGGCTTCAGCGCGATGGCATACCCGAGGCCGCCGGATCGTGTACCTCTCATCCACGCCGGCATCCGCGCTGCTGGAAATCCTGGTGCACTTGGAGATTGAAGAAGGCCACTTGCCTCGTTTTTACAAGCTTCTTGAAATTCGGGTGCCGGACGACGTTGGCATCGAGCAGTTAGAGGACTGGGCAAAGTTGCCGAAAGGCTGGCCAAAGAAGCAAGAGGTCACGCGTGCGCTCGGCGATCAATGGCTTGACCGTAACTCCGCTGCGCTTCTCCAAGTCCCTTCGGCCCTTGTTCCCAGGACCAGCAACTTTCTCCTGAACCCACTGCATCCGGACGCCGCCAAGATTCAGGTTGCTTCTGTCTCCCGGCAGGGTCTGGACCACAGGCTCTTGCAGTAG